The Candidatus Binatus sp. genome has a window encoding:
- a CDS encoding PDZ domain-containing protein, producing MTDFAIAQAPNQSGTHAARQGGDMQANPGLAGQPGEDDRTLEIAPQPGAVEPRPSVNEIPSDRGFRPGDENSSIEPSFRQSPDRGGEMRDRRRPYLGLSVRYATQCYMGMEEHGLEVVSVDPNSPAERAGLKSATGMTAAGAAGTTAGTMLGPLSLLVTPLLAKGGALGQGGDLIVAVDDRRVRSQGDLDDAMARLKPGDTMYLTVIRPVGNAHKTMKIAVKVGAVGEPIANAAPPSASASSGGESFTH from the coding sequence GTGACCGATTTTGCGATCGCGCAGGCGCCGAACCAATCGGGCACTCACGCCGCGAGGCAGGGCGGCGATATGCAGGCGAATCCGGGGCTCGCGGGCCAACCAGGCGAGGACGATCGCACGCTCGAGATTGCGCCACAGCCAGGTGCAGTCGAGCCGCGGCCGAGCGTAAACGAGATACCGAGCGATCGGGGATTTCGGCCGGGCGACGAAAACAGTTCGATCGAGCCGAGCTTTCGGCAGAGTCCTGATCGTGGCGGCGAGATGCGCGATCGTCGGCGGCCGTATCTCGGACTGTCGGTCAGGTACGCGACGCAGTGCTACATGGGGATGGAGGAGCACGGGCTCGAGGTGGTCAGCGTCGATCCGAACAGCCCGGCCGAGCGCGCAGGATTGAAGTCGGCGACCGGGATGACGGCGGCGGGCGCGGCCGGAACGACGGCGGGCACGATGCTCGGGCCGCTGAGTCTGCTGGTGACGCCGCTGCTGGCGAAGGGCGGCGCGCTCGGGCAGGGCGGCGATCTAATCGTCGCGGTAGATGATCGGCGGGTGCGCAGTCAAGGCGACCTGGACGACGCGATGGCGCGGCTCAAACCTGGCGACACGATGTATCTCACGGTGATCAGGCCGGTTGGCAACGCGCACAAGACGATGAAGATCGCGGTGAAGGTCGGCGCCGTGGGCGAGCCGATCGCGAATGCGGCGCCGCCGAGCGCGAGCGCGTCGTCGGGCGGCGAGAGTTTCACGCATTGA